In candidate division KSB1 bacterium, a single genomic region encodes these proteins:
- a CDS encoding M20/M25/M40 family metallo-hydrolase, with product MRTLRFVCVLLLLSSVAWPQVDVPPAGLASITPPEMYAHVAFLASDEMRGRDTPSPELRRAADYIAAEFARYGLSPTTRQRSFLVPFPLERVALSAPNSLVVIGPDGEREFAIKEDFVPIHISGSRQVEAPVVFAGYGITAPEFGYDDYQGLDAKGKYVLVMSQEPQEKDSTSVFDGAKDTEYCKVLVKAQIAIDHGAIGLLLVRNPNNSRFRRPPNVWPELMNRPPANIKPPLTLAGGQEGQLVAAYVGRELAEYLLAESGKNLAEWQRLIDEKCQPHSFPIADKRVRLQVTLSAEVDSVYNVAGYWEGADPALKEEVVVVGAHYDHVGAPGDTIYNGADDNASGTAGLLEVAQAFATSGERPRRSLLFITFAGEEKGLFGSRYYADHPLLPLDKTVAMLNLDMIGRNDSNMVAIIGSKTSSRLTELNKQANTLVGMELSYKWDRYFRQSDHYSFYRKQIPVLFFNTGDHPDLHRPTDDVDKLDPRKMARVGKLVFATAWLVANDAQRPDFVDVSESTSEAERPASRSR from the coding sequence ATGCGCACTTTGCGATTTGTCTGTGTATTGCTGCTCCTGAGCTCGGTGGCCTGGCCACAGGTGGATGTCCCACCCGCCGGTTTGGCCTCCATTACGCCGCCAGAAATGTATGCCCATGTGGCGTTTCTCGCCAGTGACGAGATGCGAGGCCGTGATACGCCCAGTCCCGAACTTCGGCGCGCCGCCGACTACATTGCTGCGGAGTTTGCACGCTACGGCCTTTCTCCCACGACGCGCCAGCGCAGCTTCCTGGTGCCGTTTCCCCTGGAGCGCGTGGCGCTTTCTGCGCCCAATTCGCTCGTGGTCATAGGCCCTGATGGGGAGCGGGAGTTTGCCATCAAGGAGGACTTTGTGCCCATCCACATTTCGGGCAGCCGGCAAGTGGAGGCACCGGTGGTCTTTGCCGGCTATGGCATCACTGCGCCAGAATTCGGCTACGACGATTACCAGGGATTGGACGCGAAGGGGAAATACGTGCTAGTGATGAGCCAAGAGCCGCAGGAGAAGGACAGCACCAGTGTGTTTGACGGCGCTAAGGACACGGAGTACTGCAAGGTACTGGTCAAGGCCCAGATAGCCATCGACCACGGGGCGATAGGGCTGCTGCTGGTGAGGAATCCCAACAACTCCCGCTTCCGGCGGCCGCCCAACGTGTGGCCTGAGCTCATGAACCGTCCGCCTGCTAACATCAAACCGCCGCTTACCCTGGCCGGAGGCCAAGAGGGACAGCTTGTGGCGGCCTACGTGGGGCGCGAACTTGCCGAGTACCTACTCGCCGAATCGGGTAAGAATCTCGCGGAGTGGCAGAGGCTGATCGACGAAAAGTGCCAGCCGCACTCGTTCCCCATCGCTGACAAGCGGGTTCGCTTGCAAGTGACGCTGAGCGCCGAGGTGGATTCGGTGTACAACGTTGCCGGCTACTGGGAGGGCGCTGATCCCGCGCTCAAGGAGGAGGTGGTGGTCGTCGGCGCGCACTATGACCACGTGGGCGCCCCGGGTGACACCATCTACAACGGCGCCGACGACAATGCCTCTGGGACCGCTGGCCTGTTGGAGGTGGCGCAGGCATTCGCAACAAGTGGAGAGCGGCCACGTCGCAGCCTTCTCTTCATTACCTTCGCGGGTGAGGAGAAGGGGCTATTCGGTTCGCGCTATTACGCTGACCATCCGCTTCTGCCACTTGACAAGACGGTGGCAATGTTGAATCTGGATATGATCGGCCGCAATGACTCGAACATGGTGGCCATCATCGGGAGCAAGACCAGTTCCCGCCTCACGGAGCTCAACAAACAGGCCAACACGCTGGTGGGGATGGAGCTCTCGTACAAATGGGATCGCTACTTCCGGCAGAGTGACCATTACTCCTTCTATCGCAAACAGATTCCCGTGCTGTTTTTCAATACCGGCGACCACCCGGACCTGCACAGGCCCACGGACGATGTAGACAAGCTGGACCCGCGCAAGATGGCCCGGGTCGGAAAACTGGTCTTTGCCACCGCGTGGCTGGTGGCCAATGATGCGCAGCGCCCCGACTTTGTCGACGTGAGTGAGAGCACCTCCGAGGCTGAGCGCCCCGCTTCCCGCTCGCGCTAG
- the kdsB gene encoding 3-deoxy-manno-octulosonate cytidylyltransferase, translating into MRAVGIIPARWDSTRFPGKPLADIAGKPMIQWVYERAQRAALLSQVIVATDDERIEEAVRAFGGEVAMTPRHLASGTDRVALVARDMPVEIVVNIQGDEPLIEPAAIDQAVRLLIDDPEAVVGTLAREVKDPAELADPNTVRVVLDRKGYALYFSRAAIPFVRDCSSPEEWLKRCTFYNHIGLYVFRRSFLLKYATLPQTPLEQAEKLEQLRVLEHGYRIRVGITNSVPLCVDTPEDLERVREEVRRRGW; encoded by the coding sequence ATGCGTGCAGTAGGTATCATCCCGGCGCGGTGGGATTCGACTCGCTTCCCAGGCAAGCCCCTCGCTGACATTGCTGGCAAACCCATGATCCAGTGGGTGTACGAGAGGGCGCAACGGGCTGCGCTCCTGTCGCAAGTGATCGTGGCCACAGACGACGAGCGCATCGAGGAGGCCGTCCGCGCCTTTGGCGGCGAGGTGGCCATGACGCCGCGTCACCTCGCCTCAGGCACAGACCGCGTTGCCCTGGTGGCAAGGGACATGCCGGTGGAAATCGTGGTCAACATCCAGGGTGATGAGCCTCTCATCGAGCCGGCGGCGATCGACCAAGCAGTACGGCTCCTCATCGACGACCCCGAGGCGGTGGTAGGAACCCTGGCGCGCGAGGTGAAAGACCCAGCCGAGCTTGCTGACCCCAACACCGTGCGCGTGGTCCTTGACCGCAAAGGGTACGCCCTCTATTTCTCGCGCGCCGCTATCCCTTTTGTGCGGGACTGCTCTTCGCCCGAGGAGTGGCTCAAACGTTGCACGTTCTACAATCACATCGGCCTCTACGTGTTTCGACGCAGTTTCTTACTCAAATATGCCACCTTGCCCCAGACGCCCTTGGAGCAGGCAGAAAAGCTGGAACAGCTGCGTGTTTTGGAGCACGGTTATCGCATCCGTGTAGGGATTACCAACAGCGTACCCCTGTGCGTTGACACCCCTGAGGACTTGGAGCGAGTGCGGGAAGAGGTGAGGAGGAGAGGATGGTAG
- the kdsA gene encoding 3-deoxy-8-phosphooctulonate synthase: protein MRTVVVGDIKIGPDEPLALIAGPCVIESEQLVLRTAAEVQKIAKRVGMPFIFKSSYLKDNRSSATSYQGPGLDEGLRILQKVKSELGVPVLSDIHDQHEAGPAAEVLDVIQIPAYLSMQTSLTLAAARTGKPLNLKKGQFLDPADMKHVIGKVEWVGNYNILLTERGTFFGYHNLVVDFRSFSVLRGLGYPVVFDPTHAIRVYGVPSSDPAGGRPEFVPGLARAAVAAGCEAVFIETHPNCSEALCDAASMWPLDKLERLLIHLRRIDELRRELEYKQPIS from the coding sequence GTGCGAACGGTCGTAGTTGGCGACATCAAGATTGGGCCTGATGAGCCCCTGGCGCTTATTGCAGGACCGTGCGTCATTGAGTCGGAGCAGCTGGTGTTGCGCACGGCGGCGGAGGTGCAGAAGATAGCCAAACGAGTGGGGATGCCCTTTATTTTCAAGTCGTCGTACTTGAAAGACAATCGTTCCTCGGCTACCTCGTACCAGGGCCCTGGATTGGACGAAGGGTTGCGCATTCTGCAGAAGGTGAAGTCAGAGCTGGGCGTGCCGGTGCTGTCGGACATTCACGACCAACACGAGGCGGGCCCTGCAGCCGAGGTCCTGGATGTGATCCAGATTCCGGCTTACTTGTCGATGCAGACCAGCCTCACGCTTGCCGCAGCACGGACGGGCAAGCCGCTCAATCTCAAAAAGGGCCAGTTCCTCGACCCGGCCGACATGAAGCACGTCATCGGCAAAGTGGAATGGGTGGGCAATTACAATATCTTGCTCACTGAGCGGGGCACGTTTTTCGGCTACCACAACCTGGTGGTGGATTTTCGCTCCTTTTCGGTGCTCCGCGGCTTGGGCTATCCGGTGGTCTTCGACCCGACGCACGCCATTCGCGTGTATGGGGTGCCCTCCAGTGACCCGGCAGGAGGGAGGCCGGAGTTTGTGCCGGGGTTAGCGCGCGCGGCGGTGGCCGCCGGCTGCGAGGCCGTCTTTATCGAGACGCACCCCAACTGCAGCGAGGCGCTGTGCGATGCGGCCAGTATGTGGCCCTTAGATAAACTGGAGCGCCTTTTGATTCATCTGCGCCGGATAGACGAGCTGCGGCGCGAGCTGGAGTACAAACAGCCAATCTCGTGA
- a CDS encoding DUF6263 family protein, with product MKPINRAYRYGWGLMLAAVLVVACAGPKAFNYGGPETGFILSYRAAKGQALTYQMHNESRMTQEMMGQEMQVNTVQDFGWTLRSLGSSPEGNVRWQITFNQFLTTGKGPQGDFTMDGKELVGKSAELVTSPEGKIIARIGFDKLPKLNVMGQEVDMGAQFRELLVALPAQPVKIGDTWEETRTDTMKQSGVDLLLSSKTRYTVAEQTVCDGQECLKVNSQSTFTVGGQGSQMGANISFEGEGESSGYFLFAYKTGTLLEVVSERLMEGTAAVSGPMDMTIPMSQEIKSTLRLVK from the coding sequence ATGAAACCTATTAACCGCGCGTACCGCTACGGTTGGGGGCTGATGCTGGCAGCGGTGCTAGTTGTTGCCTGTGCGGGGCCGAAGGCGTTCAACTACGGCGGCCCGGAGACGGGCTTCATTCTCAGCTACCGTGCAGCCAAAGGGCAGGCGCTGACCTACCAGATGCACAACGAGAGCCGCATGACCCAGGAAATGATGGGTCAAGAGATGCAGGTCAACACCGTGCAGGACTTTGGCTGGACGCTGCGTTCTCTGGGTTCTTCTCCCGAGGGCAATGTACGCTGGCAGATCACCTTCAATCAGTTTCTCACCACGGGCAAGGGTCCCCAGGGCGACTTTACCATGGATGGCAAGGAGCTTGTGGGCAAGAGTGCCGAGCTGGTCACTTCGCCGGAGGGCAAGATCATAGCCAGAATCGGCTTCGACAAACTCCCTAAGCTCAACGTGATGGGCCAGGAGGTGGACATGGGCGCGCAATTCCGGGAGTTGCTGGTCGCCTTGCCGGCGCAGCCGGTGAAGATCGGCGATACCTGGGAGGAGACGCGCACCGATACCATGAAGCAGTCGGGAGTGGACCTTCTCCTTTCTTCAAAGACGCGTTACACCGTGGCGGAGCAGACGGTCTGCGACGGGCAGGAGTGCCTGAAGGTTAACTCGCAGAGCACCTTCACCGTCGGCGGGCAAGGAAGCCAGATGGGGGCAAACATCAGCTTTGAGGGGGAGGGTGAGTCAAGCGGCTATTTTCTATTTGCCTATAAGACAGGCACTCTTCTGGAGGTGGTCAGCGAACGACTCATGGAAGGCACCGCTGCAGTCAGTGGCCCCATGGACATGACTATTCCCATGAGCCAGGAGATCAAGTCCACGCTCCGGCTCGTCAAGTAG
- a CDS encoding CTP synthase gives MVAGAKQTKYIFVTGGVVSSLGKGIASASIGRLLKARGLKVTIIKFDPYINVDPGTLSPYQHGEVYVTDDGAETDLDLGHYERFMDIDTSARNNATTGQIYYTVIRKERRGDYLGKTVQVVPHITDEIQRRILQVAPEGEHFDVVIAEIGGTVGDIESLPFLEAIRQFCLAVGRENALNVHLTLVPYIRAAGELKTKPTQHSVMRLREIGIQPDILLCRTEVPLGREQREKIGLFCSVAPDAVIEAPDVESIYEVPLVFESGGLTDKIVELLNLKCDKPDLATWKAFVHKVKNPSAFVRIAICGKYAGLRDSYKSIVEAFVHAGVDHDARVELKWIDAEEIERTGVEGRLDDVSGLLVPGGFGERGIEGKIAAVRYARENALPFFGICLGLQCAVIEFARNVCGLQGANSREFDQATPYPVIDLMETQTQVAQMGGTMRLGAYTCELDKRSLAAKIYGQTTIRERHRHRYEVNNKYVPLLQEKGMVVSGRNPETGLVEMIELHGHPWFVAGQFHPEYKSRVLKAHPLFRAFVGAALKHKNSRGAQGNE, from the coding sequence ATGGTAGCTGGGGCCAAGCAGACCAAGTACATCTTTGTTACCGGCGGCGTGGTGTCCTCCTTGGGCAAAGGTATTGCTTCTGCCTCCATTGGTCGGCTGCTCAAGGCGCGGGGCCTAAAGGTGACCATAATCAAGTTCGACCCCTACATCAACGTCGACCCGGGAACGCTGAGTCCATACCAACACGGCGAAGTGTACGTCACTGACGACGGCGCGGAGACCGACCTTGACCTGGGGCACTACGAGCGCTTCATGGACATCGACACCTCGGCGCGAAATAATGCCACCACCGGCCAGATTTACTACACGGTCATCCGCAAGGAGCGGCGTGGCGACTATCTCGGCAAGACAGTGCAGGTCGTCCCCCACATCACCGACGAGATCCAACGCCGGATTCTCCAGGTGGCGCCGGAGGGTGAACACTTTGACGTGGTGATCGCAGAGATCGGCGGCACCGTGGGCGATATCGAGAGTTTGCCATTTCTGGAGGCGATACGGCAGTTCTGCCTAGCGGTGGGACGGGAGAATGCCCTCAATGTCCACCTGACGCTGGTGCCCTACATCCGCGCAGCAGGCGAACTGAAGACCAAACCCACCCAGCATTCGGTGATGCGTCTGCGCGAAATCGGCATCCAGCCCGATATCCTTCTCTGTCGTACGGAGGTGCCGTTGGGCCGCGAGCAGCGGGAGAAAATCGGCCTCTTTTGCAGCGTGGCCCCGGATGCCGTCATCGAGGCCCCGGATGTAGAATCCATCTACGAGGTGCCCTTGGTCTTCGAAAGCGGCGGTCTCACCGACAAGATCGTCGAGTTACTCAACCTCAAGTGCGACAAGCCCGACCTGGCTACCTGGAAGGCCTTTGTGCACAAGGTGAAAAATCCTAGCGCCTTTGTGCGCATCGCCATCTGTGGCAAATACGCTGGGCTGCGCGATTCCTACAAGAGCATCGTGGAGGCGTTCGTGCATGCGGGCGTGGACCACGATGCACGCGTGGAGTTGAAGTGGATCGATGCCGAGGAGATCGAAAGGACCGGCGTAGAGGGGCGCCTTGATGATGTGTCCGGGCTCCTCGTACCCGGAGGCTTTGGCGAACGCGGCATCGAAGGCAAGATCGCTGCGGTCCGGTATGCGAGGGAGAATGCCCTGCCTTTCTTCGGCATCTGCTTGGGTTTGCAATGTGCCGTCATCGAGTTTGCGCGCAACGTGTGCGGCCTTCAGGGGGCAAATAGCCGTGAGTTCGACCAGGCCACCCCTTACCCGGTTATTGATTTGATGGAAACACAAACCCAAGTTGCCCAAATGGGTGGCACAATGCGCCTGGGAGCTTACACCTGCGAACTGGACAAACGTTCATTGGCCGCCAAGATCTATGGGCAGACCACGATTCGGGAACGCCATCGTCACCGCTACGAGGTAAACAACAAGTACGTGCCCCTTTTGCAGGAGAAGGGGATGGTGGTGAGCGGGCGAAACCCGGAAACCGGGCTTGTGGAGATGATTGAGCTGCACGGGCATCCCTGGTTTGTGGCGGGGCAATTTCATCCGGAGTACAAGTCGCGGGTGCTGAAGGCGCACCCTCTTTTCCGGGCTTTTGTAGGAGCCGCGCTCAAGCACAAGAACAGCCGCGGCGCACAGGGCAATGAATAG
- a CDS encoding DUF2961 domain-containing protein: MSSALITLAVASGWPQQGGFDGLTMGLGTLPLLSRAQTRSISPENFTGEKGKGGMATLEQGAAAHAARDLGVGWKVSPYIIIEPKQTFVLAEIKGPGAIQHIWMTPTGNWRFSILRFYWDGEETPSVEVPVGDFFACGLGRYAQVSSLPVCVNPGSAFNCYWVMPFRKSCRITMENLDDQKMTLYYQIDYTLTPVPEDAAYFHAQFRRVNPLPYKSVYTILDGVKGWGHYVGTYVCWGSHSTGWWGEGEIKFYIDGDKDFPTICGTGTEDYFCGSYGFVVDDRYREYTTPYSGMPQVITPDGLWNSQQRFGLYRWHIMDPVRFEKDLRVTIQALGWQSGGRYQPLQDDISSVAYWYQREPHAPFPKLPDRDYLELK, encoded by the coding sequence ATGAGTAGCGCGCTGATCACGCTGGCGGTGGCTAGCGGATGGCCGCAACAAGGTGGCTTCGATGGTTTGACCATGGGCTTGGGCACGCTCCCACTTCTGTCGCGGGCACAAACTCGCTCCATTAGTCCGGAGAATTTTACTGGCGAAAAGGGCAAGGGAGGAATGGCCACCTTGGAGCAAGGAGCCGCGGCCCACGCGGCGCGCGACCTGGGCGTGGGATGGAAGGTTTCGCCGTACATCATCATTGAGCCGAAGCAGACCTTTGTCCTTGCCGAAATCAAGGGCCCGGGAGCTATCCAGCACATTTGGATGACCCCGACCGGGAACTGGCGCTTCAGCATCCTCCGATTCTACTGGGATGGCGAGGAGACGCCGTCAGTAGAGGTGCCGGTGGGCGACTTTTTCGCCTGTGGTCTAGGCAGGTATGCGCAGGTGAGCTCGCTTCCGGTCTGCGTGAACCCGGGGAGCGCCTTCAACTGCTACTGGGTCATGCCTTTCCGCAAGTCGTGCCGAATAACCATGGAGAACTTGGACGATCAGAAGATGACCCTCTACTACCAGATCGATTACACGCTGACCCCTGTGCCCGAGGATGCAGCCTACTTCCACGCCCAGTTCCGGCGGGTGAATCCCTTGCCTTACAAGTCCGTGTACACCATTCTGGACGGCGTCAAAGGGTGGGGCCACTACGTGGGCACCTACGTGTGCTGGGGTTCGCACAGCACCGGATGGTGGGGCGAGGGTGAGATCAAGTTCTACATTGACGGTGACAAAGATTTCCCCACGATTTGTGGAACAGGGACCGAGGACTACTTCTGCGGCTCTTATGGGTTTGTAGTGGACGACCGATACCGCGAGTACACAACGCCCTACTCGGGTATGCCGCAGGTGATTACTCCTGACGGCCTGTGGAACTCGCAGCAGCGCTTCGGGCTCTACCGCTGGCACATTATGGACCCGGTGCGGTTCGAGAAAGATCTCAGGGTAACCATCCAGGCCTTAGGCTGGCAGTCTGGGGGCAGGTATCAGCCGCTGCAAGACGATATCTCCTCAGTCGCCTACTGGTACCAGCGGGAGCCCCATGCGCCATTCCCCAAGTTGCCGGACCGCGACTACCTAGAGCTGAAGTGA
- the gatC gene encoding Asp-tRNA(Asn)/Glu-tRNA(Gln) amidotransferase subunit GatC produces MQVTLEQVKYLAQLVHLRLGPDEELMASELSRIVAYMKTLDEVSVAEVPPLEQVPVAVSQLRTDLVRPGLWREEALALAPKTRAGFFSVPKVK; encoded by the coding sequence TTGCAGGTCACGCTCGAACAGGTGAAGTACCTTGCTCAGCTGGTGCACCTCCGTCTCGGGCCGGACGAAGAGCTCATGGCCTCAGAGCTTTCGCGCATTGTGGCGTACATGAAAACGCTTGATGAGGTGTCAGTGGCTGAAGTGCCACCTTTAGAGCAGGTTCCTGTCGCGGTTAGCCAGTTGCGCACGGACCTCGTCAGGCCTGGGCTATGGCGTGAGGAGGCACTGGCGTTGGCGCCGAAGACGCGCGCCGGTTTCTTCAGTGTGCCCAAGGTGAAGTGA
- a CDS encoding class IV adenylate cyclase, whose protein sequence is MQNVELKARYDDLQRAARVARALGATRQWRRRQTDTYFATPRGRIKVRRVPGQPAELIAYHRADTATARPSSYHICSVPDGAALCRTLSMVLDTLVVVDKVRTLYLLDNVRIHLDTVRGIGSFIEFEAVLSHPRQEAAATARVKELCTHFGITQEHIVATSYAELLLARSRT, encoded by the coding sequence ATGCAGAACGTCGAACTAAAGGCGCGCTATGATGACCTGCAGCGCGCAGCGCGTGTGGCGCGCGCACTGGGAGCCACACGGCAGTGGCGCAGACGCCAAACCGACACCTACTTTGCCACGCCCAGAGGCAGGATCAAGGTGCGACGCGTACCGGGCCAACCGGCCGAGCTTATCGCCTACCACCGTGCGGACACCGCTACGGCACGGCCGAGCAGCTACCATATCTGCTCGGTGCCCGACGGCGCCGCACTCTGCCGCACTCTAAGCATGGTTCTCGACACGCTGGTTGTCGTCGATAAGGTTCGAACCCTCTACCTCCTGGATAATGTCCGCATTCACCTGGATACCGTGCGAGGTATAGGTTCCTTCATCGAGTTTGAAGCGGTGTTGTCGCATCCGCGACAGGAGGCCGCGGCCACGGCGCGCGTTAAAGAGCTCTGTACCCATTTCGGCATCACGCAAGAGCACATTGTGGCCACTTCCTATGCAGAGCTCCTCCTGGCCCGCAGTCGCACTTGA
- a CDS encoding M20/M25/M40 family metallo-hydrolase produces MGRYGLILMASAGVFFASPGVVPVHAQVERHSDVAQRVVMCALEDTVGYHLLRELCAIGPRLVGSAKGMEAIRWAKATMQRLGLANVQLQEVSVPRWERGGREEAEVVSPRALKGRRLRVAALGGSVGTGPKGLCAPVVEVHDLEEVRRRADEVRGRIVFFNRPMERHLVDTFAAYGRAVDQRVEGPAVAASVGAVAAIVRSVTTSADNVPHVGTLRYEERGPEIPAVAIGVQDAEKLATWLGGYREVQVLLRLSCRTLGRTTSYNLMAELPGRELPEEVIVVAGHFDSWDQGDGAHDDGAGCIQALEVLDLLRRVGVQPRRTVRVVFFLNEEFGLDGARTYASWADSTAVRHIAAIESDRGAFTPRGFFVDGADSVVTRIQQWLPLLHLALIEWVRKGGSGADIAQIKGAKALIGYVPDCQRYFDYHHSANDVFAAVHPREFELGAAAMAILTYLIAEEGL; encoded by the coding sequence ATGGGAAGGTATGGACTGATCTTGATGGCCTCGGCTGGCGTGTTTTTCGCCTCCCCAGGTGTTGTCCCCGTGCACGCTCAGGTGGAGCGCCACTCCGACGTGGCGCAGCGAGTGGTGATGTGCGCGCTAGAGGACACGGTGGGGTACCACCTCTTACGGGAGCTTTGTGCAATCGGTCCCCGCCTGGTGGGCTCGGCCAAAGGGATGGAGGCGATTCGTTGGGCCAAGGCCACCATGCAGAGGTTGGGGCTGGCGAATGTGCAGCTACAAGAGGTCTCTGTGCCTCGATGGGAACGCGGCGGCCGGGAAGAGGCCGAAGTGGTCTCCCCCAGGGCATTGAAAGGCCGGCGCCTGCGGGTAGCTGCCCTCGGTGGCAGCGTTGGCACCGGACCAAAGGGTCTTTGTGCTCCGGTGGTTGAGGTGCACGACCTGGAGGAGGTGCGCAGAAGAGCAGATGAGGTGAGGGGGCGCATCGTGTTCTTCAACCGGCCGATGGAGCGACACCTGGTGGATACATTCGCCGCCTATGGTCGAGCTGTGGACCAGCGGGTGGAGGGACCAGCTGTGGCTGCCAGCGTGGGGGCTGTGGCAGCCATAGTGCGCTCAGTCACGACCAGCGCTGACAACGTCCCGCATGTGGGCACCCTGCGATACGAGGAGCGTGGGCCAGAGATCCCCGCAGTGGCAATCGGGGTGCAGGATGCCGAGAAACTGGCCACGTGGCTCGGTGGGTACCGCGAAGTCCAGGTCCTACTTCGCCTGTCGTGTCGCACTCTAGGCCGCACCACCTCGTACAACCTGATGGCCGAACTCCCGGGCCGCGAGCTCCCGGAGGAAGTGATCGTGGTGGCGGGTCATTTCGACAGCTGGGATCAAGGGGATGGGGCCCACGATGATGGTGCCGGATGCATCCAGGCGCTGGAGGTTTTGGACCTCCTGCGAAGGGTGGGAGTTCAGCCGCGGCGCACTGTGCGCGTGGTCTTTTTCCTTAACGAAGAGTTTGGCCTGGATGGGGCACGCACCTACGCGAGCTGGGCGGACTCTACGGCGGTGCGCCACATAGCGGCCATCGAGAGCGATCGCGGCGCGTTCACCCCACGAGGTTTTTTTGTGGATGGCGCCGACAGCGTGGTAACCCGCATTCAACAGTGGCTGCCCCTGTTGCATCTTGCCCTTATCGAGTGGGTGCGCAAAGGCGGCAGTGGCGCGGACATCGCCCAGATCAAAGGTGCGAAGGCCCTCATAGGCTACGTACCTGACTGCCAACGTTATTTTGACTACCACCACTCCGCGAACGACGTCTTCGCTGCTGTGCATCCCAGAGAATTCGAGCTGGGGGCCGCAGCCATGGCCATTTTGACTTACCTGATCGCCGAGGAGGGACTGTGA
- a CDS encoding AMP-binding protein — MILHHQFIHNAKKLGNKMAIIDRTTDKRVSYSKALIASLILAKKFKKYPEGFVGVMVPTSAGAFLATLGVIMAGKVPVMINYSTGAADNCEYAQNKCGFKTIVTSRALLERIRCPIVPGMIFLEDLMAEIGTADKLTAALRSKMPVGSIIRSLPPADIDDNVVILFTSGSEKEPKAVQLTHRNIGANIRDVRQVFDLREEDVVMAILPLFHVFGYTVNFWLPLIVGMTSVTCANPLDYKNIPTYIREEKATMIAATPIFFAGYLRESKPGDFETLRLLVAGADKTPDSLREGYWAKHKKVLLEGYGCTETSPVVSVNTPEHNRPGSIGLPLPSVQVKIADVTTGKELPPGKEGKILVKGDLVMKGYFGDLEETSLRIRDGWYDTGDMGVLDEDGYLWHRGRLKRFVKIGGEMISLVRTETVLEKLLPPGVSCCVVEVPDAKKGAKIVAAVTQKVDERSILKALAKELPAIALPKQFVVLPDMPKMGSGKVDFRTVGRLVREAIAG, encoded by the coding sequence ATGATCCTGCATCACCAGTTCATTCACAACGCCAAGAAATTGGGCAACAAGATGGCCATCATTGATCGCACTACTGATAAACGGGTGAGCTACTCAAAAGCCCTCATTGCCTCACTGATTCTGGCCAAAAAGTTCAAGAAATATCCCGAGGGCTTTGTGGGCGTGATGGTGCCCACCTCGGCCGGTGCATTTCTGGCCACGTTAGGGGTTATCATGGCCGGCAAAGTGCCCGTCATGATCAACTACTCCACCGGCGCGGCTGACAACTGCGAATACGCGCAGAACAAGTGCGGCTTCAAGACGATTGTTACCTCTCGGGCGCTCTTGGAACGTATACGCTGCCCCATTGTGCCGGGCATGATCTTTCTCGAGGACCTGATGGCGGAAATCGGCACTGCCGACAAGCTGACCGCTGCCCTCCGCTCTAAGATGCCGGTGGGTAGCATCATTCGTTCTTTGCCTCCTGCCGACATCGACGACAACGTCGTGATACTCTTCACCAGTGGCAGCGAAAAGGAGCCCAAGGCCGTCCAGCTCACCCATCGCAACATCGGTGCCAACATCCGCGACGTTCGTCAAGTGTTCGATCTGCGGGAAGAGGACGTGGTCATGGCCATCTTGCCCCTGTTCCACGTGTTCGGCTACACCGTGAACTTTTGGCTGCCGCTCATTGTGGGCATGACCAGCGTCACCTGCGCCAATCCTCTCGATTACAAGAACATCCCCACCTACATTCGCGAGGAAAAGGCCACCATGATCGCTGCCACGCCCATCTTCTTCGCCGGCTATCTACGCGAGTCCAAACCCGGCGACTTTGAGACGCTCCGGCTGTTAGTGGCGGGGGCGGACAAAACCCCCGACTCTTTGCGCGAAGGCTACTGGGCTAAGCACAAAAAGGTCCTGTTGGAAGGATACGGTTGCACCGAGACCAGCCCAGTGGTGTCGGTCAATACGCCGGAGCACAATCGCCCAGGAAGCATCGGCTTGCCTTTGCCCAGCGTGCAGGTCAAGATCGCCGACGTGACCACCGGCAAAGAACTCCCGCCGGGCAAGGAGGGAAAGATCTTGGTCAAAGGCGACTTGGTGATGAAGGGTTATTTCGGCGACTTGGAGGAGACCTCGCTGCGCATCCGCGATGGGTGGTACGACACAGGCGATATGGGCGTCCTGGACGAAGACGGCTACCTTTGGCATCGGGGGCGCCTCAAGCGCTTCGTGAAAATAGGCGGCGAGATGATCTCGTTGGTTCGCACCGAGACAGTCTTGGAGAAGCTGCTCCCGCCAGGGGTGAGTTGTTGCGTGGTTGAAGTCCCAGACGCCAAGAAGGGCGCCAAGATCGTCGCCGCCGTAACGCAAAAGGTGGACGAGCGCTCAATTCTCAAAGCTCTTGCCAAAGAACTGCCCGCCATCGCGCTGCCGAAGCAGTTTGTGGTCTTGCCAGACATGCCCAAGATGGGTAGCGGCAAGGTGGATTTTCGCACCGTGGGCCGCCTGGTGCGGGAGGCTATAGCTGGCTAA